The proteins below come from a single Gimesia alba genomic window:
- a CDS encoding NHL repeat-containing protein, producing the protein MQFFIRSVSVILLFLSLCTTNIVQAAEMLYPLSVASADKGPLYVADLKLPGIWSVEDGKATSYFTGSKVFRTPLNAVRCVTLDSQGRVLAGDSSTRDVYRFEKAGDKPTPLTKGGIGIPMDIVVTKNGDLLVSDLELHRIWKVPAAGGKPTLFAEVSAPRGLALDQAENLWVVSGTADQLLKVTSDGKVTVVVKGRPFNFPHDVVVLDDGTAVVSDGYEKALWKVPPDGKTEKWVSGEPFINPVGITLSGKNILVADPHAKTIFSVDPEKKISDLLKSQK; encoded by the coding sequence ATGCAGTTTTTCATTCGTAGCGTTTCCGTGATTCTGCTGTTTCTTTCTCTCTGCACGACAAACATCGTTCAGGCAGCAGAGATGTTATACCCTCTGTCTGTCGCCTCCGCCGACAAAGGCCCCCTGTATGTGGCCGATCTGAAGCTACCGGGAATTTGGAGCGTAGAGGATGGGAAAGCCACCAGTTATTTCACCGGTTCCAAAGTATTTCGTACGCCTTTGAACGCCGTTCGTTGTGTGACACTCGACTCGCAAGGTCGCGTACTCGCCGGCGATTCTTCAACCCGTGATGTCTATCGATTTGAAAAAGCGGGAGACAAGCCGACGCCCTTAACGAAAGGGGGGATCGGGATTCCCATGGATATCGTTGTCACCAAAAATGGCGATCTGTTGGTTTCCGATCTGGAACTGCATCGAATCTGGAAAGTACCCGCTGCCGGCGGCAAGCCAACTTTGTTTGCCGAAGTCAGTGCACCTCGCGGTCTGGCTCTGGATCAGGCAGAGAATCTTTGGGTCGTTTCAGGGACCGCAGATCAACTGCTGAAAGTGACTTCCGATGGAAAAGTGACCGTTGTCGTGAAAGGGCGTCCCTTCAATTTTCCCCACGATGTCGTGGTCCTCGACGATGGTACGGCAGTCGTCAGTGACGGCTATGAGAAAGCGCTCTGGAAAGTCCCTCCCGACGGGAAAACAGAAAAATGGGTCTCCGGCGAACCATTCATCAATCCGGTCGGCATCACACTCTCAGGAAAGAATATTCTAGTCGCCGATCCGCATGCGAAAACCATTTTCTCGGTTGATCCCGAAAAAAAGATCAGCGATTTGCTGAAGTCCCAGAAATAA
- a CDS encoding FG-GAP-like repeat-containing protein, whose translation MWVRLCCFLFLAVPLSCEKQEAPSQPNTALSSDARFEEFHAEIQNFCGNCHLCPDPGVLTKASWRMQIPREYAHYEQSQHKQLRVPPMPEVIQYFESQAPEKHVLPQQTANPLPGPVTFRRQKIPNPVADQLPGVSDLNWLPDKKGTGELLITDLGSGEIGRTLFTAGKPAFQSLAKRNHPAHIERVDLNQDLHDEYLIADLGSFGPEDHDRGKVTLLRFDEETQKYIPKQLQEGLGRVADAKAADFDGDGDLDLIVAEFGWQKTGRLLYLKNVSPSKTDLKFEKQVLDDRHGASHVLITDFNHDGLLDFVTLFSQEHEIIVAFLNQGDGRFKKETVFQASDPAYGSSSISLVDIDQDGDLDLLYTNGDTMDSFDLRPSHSLQWLENRGTFPFQHHRIAPLTGAYCATHGDFDGDGDTDLAVCTMTWDYQKPRNTVVWYEQQKPGEFIPHPLDYSKGQHAVIEAGDFDADGDLDLAVGNFEPREIDQTAPAEWFSIWWNEGPDN comes from the coding sequence ATGTGGGTTCGTCTCTGCTGCTTCCTGTTTCTCGCTGTGCCTTTGTCGTGCGAGAAACAGGAAGCACCGTCTCAACCAAATACAGCACTCTCCTCGGACGCACGCTTTGAGGAATTTCACGCCGAGATTCAAAATTTTTGCGGCAACTGTCACCTCTGTCCTGATCCGGGTGTTCTCACGAAAGCATCGTGGCGGATGCAGATTCCGCGTGAGTATGCCCACTATGAACAGTCGCAGCACAAGCAGCTCCGTGTGCCACCGATGCCTGAAGTGATTCAATACTTCGAATCACAGGCACCTGAAAAGCATGTGCTTCCTCAACAGACCGCGAACCCCCTGCCCGGCCCGGTCACGTTTCGAAGACAGAAAATTCCAAATCCGGTAGCCGATCAACTTCCCGGCGTTTCTGATTTGAACTGGCTTCCCGACAAAAAAGGAACCGGAGAATTATTGATCACTGACCTGGGATCGGGTGAGATCGGACGCACTCTGTTTACAGCAGGTAAACCTGCTTTTCAATCGCTGGCAAAACGGAACCACCCGGCACACATTGAACGTGTCGACCTGAATCAGGATCTGCACGACGAATATCTCATCGCTGATCTGGGTAGTTTCGGTCCCGAGGATCATGACCGGGGGAAAGTCACTCTGCTGAGGTTCGATGAAGAAACACAGAAATATATCCCAAAACAACTACAGGAAGGACTGGGGCGGGTCGCTGATGCCAAAGCTGCCGACTTCGACGGGGACGGCGATCTCGATCTCATTGTCGCAGAATTTGGCTGGCAAAAAACGGGCCGCCTGCTCTATCTGAAAAACGTCTCTCCCTCCAAGACAGATCTCAAGTTCGAAAAACAAGTACTCGACGATCGGCATGGCGCAAGCCATGTGCTGATTACTGATTTCAATCACGATGGTCTGCTCGATTTTGTCACACTGTTCTCACAGGAACATGAAATCATCGTCGCGTTTTTGAACCAAGGTGACGGTCGGTTTAAAAAAGAGACCGTGTTTCAGGCCTCCGATCCCGCCTATGGTTCCTCCAGCATTTCGCTGGTAGACATTGACCAGGATGGCGACCTCGATTTGCTGTATACCAACGGCGATACAATGGATAGCTTTGACCTTCGCCCCAGTCATTCGCTGCAATGGCTGGAAAACAGGGGCACATTCCCCTTTCAACACCACCGGATCGCCCCCTTAACGGGCGCCTATTGTGCCACGCACGGCGACTTCGACGGCGACGGAGACACCGATCTCGCAGTCTGTACGATGACCTGGGATTATCAGAAGCCGCGGAATACGGTCGTCTGGTACGAGCAACAAAAACCGGGAGAGTTCATTCCGCATCCGCTCGATTATTCGAAGGGACAACATGCGGTCATTGAAGCAGGCGATTTTGACGCTGATGGCGACCTGGATCTGGCCGTCGGAAATTTTGAGCCACGAGAGATCGATCAGACAGCGCCTGCCGAATGGTTTTCGATCTGGTGGAACGAGGGGCCTGACAACTGA
- a CDS encoding SGNH/GDSL hydrolase family protein: MNFKQRLLLPTIAALLFCGSQLHSATAADQPLTPSSVNTKDKTDWFDIKNLGVEGKGWTETEAFFDRLPAKAKGVVRPPVWSLSKHSAGIAVRFVTDATTIKAKWKLTSPSLAMNHMAATGVSGLDLYVKTESGAWRWLAVGRPSKQSNNTTLISGLIPGKREYFLYLPLYNGVTSVEIGIPESSQLWKAPPREAGKDKPLVFWGTSITQGGCASRTGMVHTAILGRRLNRPVINLGFSGNGRMEPEVAKLIAELDASVFIMDCLPNVTADVVARETEPLVKTLRAAHPETPILLVEDRTYSNAYLKKSSQERHRTSRQALREAYERLKKEGVKNLYYLEGDGLLGDDTEGTVDSSHPTDLGFFRQADAFEKVLKPILEQQSK, from the coding sequence ATGAATTTCAAACAACGCCTGCTATTGCCGACCATCGCGGCACTTCTGTTTTGTGGATCTCAACTTCATTCTGCGACGGCAGCAGATCAACCACTCACTCCCTCCTCTGTTAATACAAAAGACAAAACAGACTGGTTTGATATCAAAAACCTCGGTGTGGAAGGGAAAGGCTGGACTGAGACAGAGGCCTTTTTTGATCGCCTGCCTGCGAAAGCCAAAGGCGTGGTTCGCCCGCCTGTCTGGTCACTCTCGAAACACTCGGCCGGCATCGCCGTTCGCTTTGTGACCGACGCCACCACAATCAAAGCCAAGTGGAAACTAACCTCTCCCTCGCTGGCAATGAACCATATGGCGGCGACCGGCGTGAGCGGGCTGGATCTGTACGTGAAAACGGAGTCTGGAGCATGGCGCTGGCTGGCTGTCGGCAGACCCTCCAAGCAGAGTAATAACACGACATTGATCTCCGGCTTGATTCCCGGCAAACGGGAATACTTTTTGTATCTTCCACTCTATAATGGTGTCACATCGGTGGAAATTGGAATCCCCGAATCCAGTCAACTCTGGAAAGCCCCGCCGCGCGAAGCGGGCAAGGATAAGCCGCTGGTCTTCTGGGGAACATCGATCACGCAAGGTGGTTGTGCCTCTCGCACTGGTATGGTACACACTGCAATTCTGGGACGCCGGCTGAATCGCCCGGTGATCAACCTGGGTTTTTCCGGCAATGGCCGTATGGAACCGGAGGTCGCCAAACTGATTGCCGAACTGGATGCGAGCGTATTCATTATGGATTGCCTGCCGAACGTGACAGCCGATGTGGTTGCCAGAGAGACCGAGCCACTGGTCAAAACGCTACGGGCCGCCCATCCGGAAACACCAATCCTGCTGGTGGAAGACCGCACCTATTCGAACGCGTATCTCAAAAAGAGCAGCCAGGAACGACACCGTACCAGTCGTCAGGCACTCCGCGAAGCGTATGAACGTCTCAAAAAAGAGGGCGTCAAAAACCTGTATTATCTGGAAGGCGATGGGTTACTGGGCGACGATACTGAGGGCACGGTCGATAGTTCGCATCCGACTGACCTTGGTTTCTTCCGACAGGCGGATGCCTTCGAGAAAGTACTCAAGCCGATCCTTGAGCAACAGTCCAAGTAA
- a CDS encoding NADPH-dependent FMN reductase has protein sequence MSYQPRVIAFAGSTRENSYNKRLVAIAAGGAQEAGADVTVIDLRDYPMPLFDEDLEAKEGKNEHARKFKKLLVGCDGILIASPEYNGSLSAVLKNSIDWATRADEGDPPGSLPAFRGKVVSIMSASPGGLGGLRGLVHLRAILGGLGCIMLPAQTAISSAHEAFNEAGNLKDEKQQQQILDQGRDLSSFIAQLNKMDF, from the coding sequence ATGAGTTATCAACCGCGTGTTATCGCTTTTGCAGGAAGCACCCGAGAGAATTCATACAATAAGCGTCTCGTCGCAATTGCCGCTGGAGGAGCCCAAGAAGCAGGGGCCGACGTGACCGTGATTGACCTGCGCGATTATCCCATGCCGTTGTTTGATGAAGACCTGGAAGCGAAGGAAGGTAAAAACGAACACGCCCGCAAATTCAAAAAACTGCTGGTAGGCTGTGACGGAATTCTGATTGCCTCTCCTGAATACAATGGATCGCTATCGGCGGTACTGAAAAATTCGATTGACTGGGCCACCCGCGCTGATGAAGGTGATCCCCCCGGTTCCCTGCCCGCCTTTCGTGGCAAGGTGGTTTCCATCATGAGCGCCTCACCTGGTGGCTTGGGAGGCCTACGAGGGCTCGTTCATTTAAGAGCCATTCTGGGTGGCCTGGGTTGTATCATGCTCCCGGCTCAGACGGCCATCTCCAGTGCCCATGAAGCATTCAATGAAGCCGGTAATCTGAAAGATGAAAAACAGCAGCAGCAGATACTGGATCAGGGTCGGGATCTTTCCAGTTTCATTGCGCAGTTGAACAAGATGGATTTTTGA
- a CDS encoding DUF1559 domain-containing protein — protein MRNKRGFTLIELLVVIAIIAILIALLLPAVQQAREAARRTQCKNHLKQLGLAVHNYASSYRYLPPGASVDLSVSATGNNGSWGVHGRILPLLEQGNLYNNVDLSIAWDFQTAIDGLKIPVYACPSDPNSDRVRDPGGGKVKLYPTNYGFNYGTWFVFSPTNGSGGNGAFYPNASLTMAAFTDGTSNTLLASEVKGWQPYTRNGGPSSTTIPGTASAAATIVASGADFKTNTGHTEWPDGRVHHTGFTVTMNPNTYVPYTNGGTEYDADFNSWQEGKNGSAGSPTYAIITSRSHHIGVVNAVLVDGSVRTISENISLEIWRALGTRANGEVLGEF, from the coding sequence ATGCGTAACAAACGTGGATTTACCCTCATTGAATTACTGGTGGTGATCGCCATCATTGCGATTTTGATCGCCTTACTGCTACCGGCAGTGCAGCAGGCACGTGAAGCGGCCCGCAGAACCCAATGTAAAAATCATCTGAAACAACTGGGACTGGCCGTGCATAACTACGCCAGCAGTTACCGCTACCTGCCTCCCGGCGCGAGTGTGGATCTCTCCGTTTCTGCTACCGGGAACAATGGCTCGTGGGGCGTGCATGGCCGCATCTTGCCGTTACTGGAACAAGGCAATCTGTATAACAATGTTGATCTCTCGATCGCCTGGGATTTTCAGACCGCCATCGATGGATTAAAAATCCCCGTTTATGCCTGCCCCAGCGATCCGAACAGTGATCGTGTTCGTGATCCGGGAGGCGGCAAGGTCAAACTCTACCCAACCAATTATGGATTCAACTACGGAACCTGGTTTGTGTTCAGCCCCACCAATGGTTCGGGCGGTAATGGTGCTTTTTACCCCAATGCCAGTTTGACGATGGCGGCGTTTACCGACGGTACAAGCAATACGCTACTGGCGTCTGAAGTCAAAGGCTGGCAGCCTTATACCCGAAACGGAGGCCCTTCCAGTACTACCATCCCGGGAACGGCATCAGCTGCTGCTACGATCGTTGCCTCCGGGGCCGACTTCAAAACCAATACAGGGCACACGGAATGGCCTGACGGGCGCGTCCATCACACCGGATTCACCGTGACGATGAACCCCAACACTTATGTGCCTTACACGAATGGCGGTACAGAATACGACGCCGACTTTAACTCGTGGCAGGAAGGGAAAAATGGAAGTGCCGGTTCGCCGACATATGCCATCATCACCTCGCGGAGTCATCATATCGGAGTCGTCAACGCGGTTCTGGTCGATGGATCGGTGCGAACGATTAGCGAGAATATCTCGCTAGAGATCTGGCGGGCATTGGGAACACGTGCCAACGGTGAGGTCCTTGGCGAATTCTGA
- a CDS encoding sensor histidine kinase produces the protein MRWPLRYQILIPMVGIMVCAIVSVTLLHAYLSTNQIKLQIRDQFRQIAHTLNEATFPLTAAVLNQTKGLSGADFVLVGQQGDVLSSTRSDFIPSPVSQAPPEWNELQISDVIQTGDASFFHSVVQIQPRGRTQGLRYLHIYYPVKEYREALSNAIYPSLLAGSIALVVVAFLATVIAARVTRPLQRLDRKVAQIAHGDFQPMILPGRDDEIRDLSISINQMAELLGDYEDEVKRSERLKTLGQLRGAIAHQLRNAVTGCRIALDLHLRKCPVEQQDETLQVANRQLCMIEQYLQSFLENKGGHFSSFEQVNMSEMVSKVISLVTPTARHFGIEIKDTSVAEEIMIQGDAESLEQLISNLLLNAIEAAVPVEPEEGSESTDRGQISIRLFQSSPESVTLEVQDTGPGPEPSIVNKMFEPLVTAKKDGTGLGLFVAREIVQNHAGEIRWERRDQTTCFIVELPLVNVEKECVETINC, from the coding sequence ATGCGCTGGCCGTTGAGGTACCAGATTCTGATTCCGATGGTCGGCATTATGGTTTGCGCGATTGTCAGCGTGACGTTATTGCATGCTTATCTTTCGACCAACCAGATTAAATTGCAGATTCGGGATCAGTTCCGTCAAATCGCGCATACATTGAACGAAGCTACCTTTCCGCTCACCGCAGCGGTCTTAAATCAAACCAAGGGTTTATCCGGAGCCGATTTTGTACTCGTAGGGCAGCAGGGCGACGTGCTGTCTTCGACCCGTTCTGATTTTATTCCATCCCCCGTCTCACAGGCTCCCCCCGAATGGAATGAGTTGCAAATTTCCGATGTAATCCAAACTGGCGATGCGTCGTTTTTTCATTCAGTCGTGCAGATCCAGCCCCGTGGTCGTACTCAGGGGTTACGGTATTTACATATTTATTATCCGGTCAAGGAATACCGGGAAGCACTCTCGAATGCCATTTATCCCTCTCTCCTGGCAGGCAGCATTGCTCTGGTAGTTGTTGCTTTTCTGGCGACAGTGATCGCCGCGCGTGTCACGCGTCCTTTGCAGCGACTGGATCGCAAAGTCGCACAGATCGCGCATGGGGACTTTCAACCCATGATTCTGCCAGGCCGTGATGATGAAATTCGGGATTTGAGTATTTCCATCAACCAGATGGCAGAACTGTTAGGTGACTACGAAGACGAAGTCAAACGTAGCGAACGATTGAAAACACTGGGGCAACTGCGAGGGGCCATTGCGCACCAGTTGCGGAATGCTGTTACCGGATGCCGGATCGCATTGGATTTGCATCTCCGCAAATGCCCTGTTGAGCAACAGGATGAAACTTTGCAGGTTGCCAATCGTCAGCTGTGTATGATCGAGCAGTATCTACAAAGCTTTCTGGAGAATAAGGGGGGGCACTTTTCCAGTTTCGAACAAGTTAATATGAGTGAAATGGTATCCAAAGTCATCAGTCTGGTTACGCCAACAGCCAGACACTTTGGGATTGAAATCAAAGATACGTCGGTTGCAGAAGAAATTATGATTCAGGGAGACGCGGAATCGCTCGAACAACTGATTTCCAACCTCTTACTCAATGCCATTGAAGCAGCGGTTCCTGTAGAGCCAGAAGAGGGATCAGAGTCAACTGATCGCGGGCAGATCAGTATCCGGCTGTTTCAAAGCAGCCCAGAGTCTGTTACTTTGGAAGTACAGGATACAGGCCCGGGTCCGGAGCCTTCCATCGTGAATAAAATGTTTGAACCCCTGGTCACAGCCAAAAAAGATGGCACCGGTCTGGGTTTGTTTGTCGCCAGAGAAATCGTGCAGAATCATGCCGGTGAGATCCGCTGGGAACGGCGGGATCAGACAACATGCTTCATCGTCGAGTTGCCTCTGGTAAATGTGGAGAAAGAGTGTGTCGAAACTATTAATTGTTGA
- a CDS encoding sigma-54-dependent transcriptional regulator, whose product MSKLLIVDDEESICWGLSQLGESHGHQVIMASTAEQALSLAEENRPDVVVMDVRLPGMDGLTAMQGLYDRIGPVPVIVITAYGDLQTAVEAVRKGAFDYIVKPFDLNQMEQVLDKAITESQREEHTPGETRQVEGLVGSTPEMQDVFKSIALVAGSEASVLLSGESGTGKELAAQAIHRFSDRASGPFVAVNIASLSENLAESELFGHAQGAFTGAESARVGFLEQADQGTLFLDEVADIPLSIQIKLLRALEEGEVLPVGSNQRVKTSFRVIAATHRNLESLIKQGKFRHDLYFRLCTFQIEIPPLRNRVADIRVLAEFFLERFVDRQTGMQHRLTPETIAELERRPWYGNVRELRNAIEHAALRARGGTILPEDLPPPVSKSFLGMDETEAGSDAQIASLLKQWAEQQLTDPEQAADIYEKLLALVEPPVMEVALEKFHGQCAPAARCLGLHRTTLSKKLKQYGIENS is encoded by the coding sequence GTGTCGAAACTATTAATTGTTGATGATGAAGAATCCATCTGCTGGGGCCTCAGCCAACTCGGCGAGAGCCACGGCCATCAGGTGATCATGGCTTCGACCGCAGAACAGGCTTTAAGCCTGGCTGAAGAGAATCGCCCCGATGTCGTGGTGATGGATGTTCGCCTGCCTGGGATGGATGGTTTAACCGCCATGCAGGGGCTCTATGATCGAATTGGCCCGGTCCCCGTGATTGTGATCACCGCCTACGGCGATTTGCAGACTGCAGTTGAGGCAGTGCGCAAAGGAGCCTTCGATTATATTGTAAAGCCCTTCGACCTGAATCAGATGGAACAGGTACTAGATAAAGCCATCACTGAGTCACAGCGCGAAGAACACACGCCCGGCGAGACCCGCCAGGTAGAAGGTCTTGTCGGTTCGACGCCGGAGATGCAAGATGTGTTCAAGTCGATTGCGCTGGTTGCCGGCTCAGAAGCGAGTGTGCTGTTGTCGGGAGAAAGTGGTACGGGAAAAGAGCTGGCGGCGCAGGCCATTCATCGATTTAGCGATCGTGCTTCCGGCCCGTTTGTAGCGGTGAATATTGCCTCGCTCAGTGAAAATCTGGCAGAAAGCGAACTGTTCGGCCACGCACAAGGTGCTTTTACCGGCGCCGAATCGGCGCGGGTTGGGTTCCTCGAACAGGCCGATCAGGGAACGTTGTTTCTGGATGAAGTCGCTGACATTCCGCTTTCGATTCAGATCAAACTCTTAAGGGCACTTGAAGAGGGTGAAGTCCTGCCGGTCGGTTCGAATCAGCGCGTCAAAACCAGTTTTCGGGTCATTGCCGCCACACATCGCAATCTGGAATCATTGATCAAACAAGGGAAATTTCGCCACGATCTCTATTTTCGATTGTGTACGTTTCAAATCGAGATTCCTCCTTTGAGAAATCGCGTCGCAGATATTCGTGTGCTCGCCGAATTTTTTCTGGAACGGTTTGTCGATCGCCAGACAGGCATGCAGCACCGTTTAACTCCAGAAACGATTGCGGAACTCGAACGACGTCCCTGGTATGGGAATGTACGTGAGTTGCGGAATGCAATTGAGCATGCAGCGCTCCGCGCACGTGGCGGGACGATTCTCCCCGAGGATTTACCACCTCCCGTTTCCAAATCGTTTCTGGGAATGGATGAGACGGAGGCAGGCTCTGACGCGCAAATTGCATCGTTGCTCAAGCAGTGGGCCGAGCAGCAACTGACTGATCCGGAACAGGCGGCGGATATTTATGAGAAACTGCTGGCTTTGGTCGAACCGCCCGTGATGGAAGTCGCTTTAGAAAAATTTCATGGGCAATGTGCACCGGCCGCTCGTTGTCTGGGCTTGCATCGGACCACACTAAGTAAGAAACTGAAGCAATACGGAATTGAAAACAGCTGA
- a CDS encoding sulfatase, producing the protein MLLTLESSLTFAAEKNNSKPLNFVFILVDDLGYMDVGCNNPDTFYETPHINQLAKTGMRFTNGYAANPVCSPTRYSIMTGKYPTRVDATNFFSGKRAGKYLPAPLNDKMPLSEVTIAEALKEHGYSTFFAGKWHLGPTEEFWPENQGFDINRAGWHRGGPYGGKKYFSPYGNPRLTDGPDGEHLPDRLATETAKFIDAHREQPFFAYLAFYSVHTPLMGPKPLVAKYQAKAKRLGLTGQEEFADEEQVFPVKEKRRVRILQNHAVYAAMVESMDRAVGKVLKQLEASGVADNTVVMLTADNGGLSTSEGSPTSNLPLRGGKGWLYEGGIREVFLVRWPGGTKPGSTCDEPVITTDFYPTILDLAGLPAKPEQHLDGVSLKPLLTGQPQLKRDTLYWHYPHYSNQGGIPGGAIRKGDWKLIERFEDGRVQLYNLKQDIGERTDLASKETQRVADMRQQLHRWYQETDAKFLSAKPNGPQPWQPGK; encoded by the coding sequence ATGTTGCTGACTCTTGAGAGTTCATTGACGTTTGCTGCCGAAAAAAATAACTCAAAGCCGTTGAACTTTGTGTTCATTCTGGTGGATGATCTCGGTTATATGGATGTGGGTTGTAATAATCCGGACACATTTTACGAAACACCACACATCAATCAGCTGGCGAAAACCGGCATGCGGTTTACCAATGGTTATGCCGCCAATCCGGTTTGCAGCCCCACACGTTACAGCATCATGACCGGAAAATATCCGACCCGCGTAGATGCCACCAACTTCTTTTCCGGGAAACGTGCCGGTAAATATTTGCCCGCACCGCTCAACGACAAGATGCCTTTAAGTGAAGTCACCATCGCAGAAGCACTCAAGGAACATGGCTACTCTACGTTTTTCGCCGGGAAGTGGCATCTGGGACCGACCGAAGAGTTCTGGCCTGAAAACCAGGGCTTTGATATCAACCGGGCAGGCTGGCATCGAGGCGGCCCTTATGGTGGGAAAAAATATTTCTCCCCATATGGAAATCCGCGTTTAACCGACGGACCCGATGGAGAGCACCTGCCCGATCGGTTGGCTACGGAAACCGCGAAGTTCATCGACGCACATCGCGAGCAACCCTTCTTTGCGTATCTTGCCTTTTATTCGGTGCACACTCCGTTGATGGGGCCCAAGCCTCTGGTTGCCAAATATCAGGCGAAAGCAAAGCGGCTGGGCTTAACCGGACAGGAAGAATTTGCTGACGAAGAGCAGGTATTTCCCGTCAAAGAAAAACGGCGCGTCAGAATTCTGCAGAACCATGCCGTTTATGCGGCGATGGTGGAATCCATGGACCGGGCTGTCGGTAAAGTGCTGAAACAACTGGAAGCATCGGGTGTGGCAGACAATACCGTGGTCATGCTGACTGCTGATAATGGGGGCTTGAGTACGTCGGAAGGTTCGCCGACCTCGAACCTGCCTTTGAGAGGGGGCAAGGGTTGGCTCTATGAAGGAGGTATTCGCGAAGTCTTTCTGGTTCGTTGGCCGGGCGGTACAAAGCCAGGGAGTACCTGTGATGAACCCGTCATCACGACCGATTTTTATCCCACGATCCTGGATCTGGCCGGTCTGCCTGCGAAGCCCGAACAGCACCTGGACGGCGTCAGCCTTAAACCTTTACTAACAGGCCAGCCCCAGTTGAAGCGTGATACTTTGTACTGGCATTATCCGCATTACTCTAATCAGGGGGGCATCCCCGGTGGGGCGATCCGCAAGGGAGACTGGAAACTGATTGAGCGCTTCGAAGACGGTCGTGTGCAGCTCTATAACCTGAAACAGGACATCGGGGAACGGACAGATCTGGCATCCAAAGAAACACAGCGCGTCGCTGACATGCGCCAACAACTGCATCGCTGGTACCAGGAAACGGATGCCAAGTTTTTAAGTGCGAAGCCGAATGGCCCACAACCCTGGCAACCTGGGAAATGA
- a CDS encoding AAA family ATPase, with translation MAQSTLPEQSEKYAQKLSLLRSNLSSVIRGKSESIDMMIVALLSNGSVLMEDVPGTGKTTLAKALARSLDVPFNRVQFTPDLLPTDILGSSIYNPVDGTFHFREGPIFCNILLADEINRASPRTQSALLEAMSESQATIEGVRYLLPSPFFVLATQNPVDFHGTYPLPEAQLDRFLIHLQLGYPDAEHEIEILFAQSTEHPVDHLERVLNHEEVVQMQDQVKTVHVEQSVARYMIDLVNATRNDPRLKLGVSPRGSLMLFRAAQAIAFLKGRNYVLPDDVQHMADYVLAHRLILTSKAKYSSITKMDVVSDIVQKVKVPN, from the coding sequence ATGGCACAGTCTACCTTGCCGGAACAGAGCGAAAAATACGCCCAAAAACTGAGCCTGTTAAGAAGTAATCTCAGCAGCGTGATCCGAGGGAAGTCAGAGAGCATCGATATGATGATCGTGGCTCTGCTTTCGAATGGGTCCGTGTTAATGGAAGATGTGCCGGGAACGGGGAAAACGACACTGGCCAAGGCACTCGCCCGTTCTTTGGATGTTCCTTTCAATCGTGTCCAGTTTACGCCCGATCTGCTGCCGACTGATATTCTGGGGTCTTCGATCTATAATCCCGTGGATGGCACATTTCATTTTCGGGAAGGTCCCATCTTTTGTAATATTTTATTGGCTGATGAAATTAACCGCGCGTCGCCTCGGACGCAGTCAGCGCTCTTGGAAGCGATGAGTGAATCGCAGGCCACCATTGAAGGAGTTCGTTACTTACTTCCTTCCCCGTTCTTTGTTCTGGCGACGCAGAATCCGGTCGACTTTCATGGCACCTATCCCTTGCCGGAAGCGCAATTGGACCGTTTTCTGATTCATCTGCAACTGGGCTACCCTGATGCAGAGCATGAGATCGAAATCTTGTTTGCGCAATCGACCGAGCATCCTGTGGACCATTTGGAACGGGTGCTGAACCATGAAGAGGTTGTGCAGATGCAGGATCAGGTGAAAACCGTGCATGTCGAACAGAGTGTGGCGCGCTACATGATCGATCTGGTCAATGCGACGCGGAACGATCCTCGTCTGAAACTGGGCGTTAGCCCCCGCGGTTCTCTGATGCTGTTCCGTGCGGCGCAGGCGATCGCATTTTTAAAAGGCAGGAACTATGTATTGCCAGATGATGTGCAGCACATGGCCGATTATGTCTTAGCGCACCGTTTAATTTTAACCTCGAAAGCAAAATACAGCAGTATCACTAAAATGGATGTGGTGTCTGATATTGTTCAAAAAGTGAAAGTACCCAACTAA